agtaaagggctcaagaattcaaatcgggagatcggtttatatgggatctatatcaggtttttgaccgattaagacagtacttagcacagttgtttgaagtcataaaggaacgccaagtgcaaaatttcagcctaatcggacgaaACTTGTGGCTTTCAGGGACTCAGTTGGAGATTGTGgattggtttataaggaagctatatcaaaatctaaaccgatatggcccatttgcaatcccaaacgatCTAACACgagaagaccccataaagtaaatacgTTTTCGATGGGTttgtcgttctgaatcgatctagacatatccgtccgtccgtctatcagtcTTCTAGAGCGcctaattcttgtccgatttggctgaaattttgcataaagtgttacGGTATAATTCCCTataaatgtaccaagtatggtctaaatcagtccataacctgttatagccgctataaaaacccatctcccgatttgacttctttagcctctagaaggcgcaattcctatccgatatggctgaaactttgcatgaagtgttctgatatgatttccaacaactgtgtaaagaatggttcatatcggtctataacctgatatagttgccatataagccgatctagggtcttgacttcttgagcttctagaaattttacatgaagtgctTTACTTTGACTTTCACCaattatgtcaagtatggtctaaatcaatccACATCcagatatagtcgccatataaacctatctctcgattagtCTACTTGGggttctagacggcgcaattcttatctaatatggttgaaatatgggatatgtcgttttggtatgacttccaagaactttttcaattatggtttaaattggaatataacctgatataggtggcATATAAAGcgatattcgtctgagaccccataaagtatatatattcttgatcgtcgtgaaattttatgtcgatctagccatgtccgtccgtccgtccgtctgtctgtcgaaagcacgctaacttccgaaagagtaaagctagccgcttgaaattttgcacaaatacttcttattagtgtaggtcggttggtattgtaaatgggctaaatcggtccatgttttgatatagctgccatataaaccgatcttgggtcttgacttctcgagcctctagagtgcgcaattcttatccgattggaatgaaattttgcatgacgtgttttgttatgatagccaacaactgtgccaagtatggttcaaatcggtttataaactgatatagctgtcatataaaccgatcttgggtcttgacttcttgagcctctagagtgcgcaattcttatccgattggaatgaaattttgcacaacatgttttgttatgatatccaacaactgtgccaagtatggtttaaatcggcccataaccttatatagctgtcatataaaccgatcttgggtcttgactcttgaacctctagagggcgcaattattatccaatttgaatgaattttggcacgtagtattttgttatgatatccaacaactgtgccaaatatggttcaaatcggttcaaaacctgatatagctgtcatataaaccgatcttgggtcttgacttcttgagcctctagagggcgcaattcttatccaatttgaatgaaattttgtgcgaccgattctctcatgaccattaacatacgtgtttattatagtctgaatcggtctataggccgatacagctcccatataaatcgatctctctattttacttcttgagcccccaaagggcgcaaatcttattcgaattggatgacattttacacaagtctccaacatataatttatttgtggtccaaaccggaccatatctaataataatagcagagcaaatcttttcttatatcctttattttgcctaaaaagagataccgggaaaataactcgacatatgcgatccatggtggagggtatataagattcggccctaccgaacttagcacgcttttacttgttctatttgaaaaagttattcaaagaattcgataaatgcgatccatggcggagggtatataggattcggcccggccgaactttactcgcttttacttattttctaatttttttggattttctcccactgtgcgctgTTGTGACAAcaacagacgaatggacatgtCTAAATATACCACAAATATCAAGAAGATAGAGAACATACATTTCATAGGTATGAGGAAATGCACGTGTTACAAAGTAAAGGattagattggtataccccaccAAAACCTATGATGATGgttatgaaaatatttaatcAACACCTTAAACTTGTTGAGGAAATCCTTTTGGTTATTATAAAACAAAAGGCTTAAGGCATTGTTATAATTAGTTGAGTAGGCTTTGAGAATGTTCACTTCAACAAACTCCTCGGATATTATTGGATTTTTGCAGTTGCTTACGCTACAACGTGAGTTTAGTGAAGCTTTGATTGGACTTATAAGGCATGCCGAAAAGGAACAGTATTTTCATACAATTATCTATGCTAATTGTGAAGATGAAATTCAATGCCAAGCAACGCTGCCAGCATGTGACATAAGCACTATAGCCCAAGGGCTGAATGTGCCAATGATTCAACTCAAATGGAATGCTTCTTTACATTTGGCGTCCTGGCTaaatagagaagtttttacattgatGCCAATGTCCGGTATAGGATCTCGTGATGAAGAAATGCTTGAAAATCTTTGGATGATATTGAGAAACAATGTCAAAAGTCGTCTATTGCTGTTGTTTGGAGAAACAGCAAATGATGaatatatttggaaaattttgaaattttgttgtgacCATAGTGCAATAAACGTGGTGGcgttaaaacaaaactttttgcaTACGCAGGTTTTCTACACACCAAAGTTATTTCccgaatttgaaattttaacgaGAACTTTTGAGATCTTGTCGCCTCAGATTCTATATCATGATCAAGTCAAGAATATGTTTGGGTTTCCTTTGCTCTTAAGGCTAAACAAGAAAAACACCAGAGCCTATATTATCGAAAATGCAGATAACAAATTAACCCTGGGCGGCCATCTGGGGCATTTCTTCGAGGAATTTGCCAAATGTCATAATGCTACGATCTCGTTACCGGGGTACAACCTTGATGCTGACTCGGCACCTTTTCAAATATTGGAACTATTTTTGGCAAACGGCAGCTACAATATGATTATGAGTCTGTATCTCACCAACCTTGGCAGTGACATAGTCTTTAGCAATATTTACGATTTCGAAGACTGGTGCGTAATGGTCCCCACCGAAAGATTTTTTCCGGCCTACATGTTCtatggcaaaattttcagcCGTCGCATAGCTTTGCTAATTGTAAGTGTGGTACTAATTTTGGCTGTTTTGATAGCAGTTACCTATTGGCTGGAAGGCTACTCACTGCATTTAAAAATTGTTGCGCTCAAAGTTTACGTTTTCAACGGAGTGCTTGGACAGTCGTTTCAAACGGATACCCGATTTACCGGAGTTCGCAGTTGTCTATGCTTGCTGGCTTTCTTACTGGGAATTATAGTTAACACCACCTATGTGGCGTATCTGCAAACATACAATACAGAACCCCCTGCCGAGAAGGCTTTAAATACCTGGGATGATATTCGCGCGTCTGAGACTCAAATGGCTCTATTTGAGGGTGAAATAGCCTCGGTGgcatattttgatgaaaccaTCTTGACTCGGATAAGGATAAAAATATACTCAAATCAGAGTGAGTTTTTCGAACTAAGAGACGGCTTTGACACGCGCTACGTTTACCCGGTTCCCTCACCGCAGTGGTCTATATATGATCAGCAACAGAAGTTTTTCTCCAAGCCAAAGTTTCGTCTCTccaatatttgttttgttaaaacttcGGGCTTGAGAGTACCTATGGAACCTAATTCGATGTTTGAAGAGGCTGTTAATTTCATGAGTGCTCAAATTTTCGAAACTGGCCTGTTAACCTATTGGAAAGCATTGGCCTTCATTGAAGGCGTTCGCATGAAACGCATCACCTTATTGGATACCAGCATATTGAGAGGCTTTGTTCCAATGAAGATTGAAGATATGAAATTATTCGCTTTGGTTTACGTGGCAATGATTGCAATCTCTAGCCTATGTTTTATTGGAGAAGTTTGCTGGTTCCAGCGAAGGGAATGTGCCTGCGTTTTATTtcgcaaaataaatatattaaaacaagGTTGATTAATCATAAGTGGCAATCTGCTTTACAGTCcccgaatgaaattttgtacccacCATCTTTGCATGTAAATGTAAACTTTTTATACGCTGCATCACTTCTGTTGTACAGGGTACTTAGTgcacagaaaaaatgaaaacctTGGTTTAATTAAGACAtttgtatattcaattaaatttgttgctaaaatcggatctatgaaaaaatttgtattattaataaacggatttgcaattttcttttattacaaGCTTCTTTATTTGCATATCAGCTAAGGTGTAAGCGATCATACAATTATATATACATACTAGCCGAACCAGTCCCGCTGCGCTGCGccctctttaactctctaatatctttttagggtggggacacttcgccctaaatgcggatattgaattcgAATAAGCGTTCGAACTTTGGCGAAAACATCGAACTATATTGGCACCAGTTGCAAGGTACAGTGCCATGCGTGGTCATTTAGGAAAtgtttcccaaagaggtgtcgcacagcggcaccttgcttgaatcggaaagcactcattgatgtgtgagaatttgcctcttctcggttcctggtgttaaTGTTCTTCcgtagggtaatgttctcattaggggagggatggcacctcagacatttcgactcaaatatggatatcaaattcgtgctgcacttccaaatcccgccttcacccgatatctaacaagtaagagcgtgctaagttcagccgtgccgaatcttatatcctccaccattgatcgtatttgtcgagttctatgcgcggtatctctttttagacaaacatagaatattgaataagaatggttatgctattggatctatatcaagttatataaatgaatgctgaacattgtagaagtcattgtgtaatatttcagttcattcggataagaattgcgccttgtacgggctcaagaagcaaaatcgggagattggtttatatgggagctgtatcaagctattgatccatTCCGACCATACTAGacgcgtatattgaaggtcatgagagaagccgttgtacaaaatttcagccaaatcggatgagaaatgcgccctctagaggtttaagaagtcaagatctcagatcggtttatatggcagctatatcaggatctatatcgatttacgccatacttagcacagttattggaagtcataacaaaacacctcatgcaaaatttcagccaaatcggataagaattgcgcgctcaattggctcaagaagtcaagatccaagatcggtttatatgacacctataccagattacgaaccgatatgaatcatacttagcgtagttgttgaaagtgataccaaaacactacgtgcaaaatttcaataaaatcggataagaattgcgccctctagaggctcaaaagtcaagatccaagatcggtttatatgacagctataccagattttgaaccgatttgcaccatacttggcacagttgttggatataataacaaaacacgtcgtgcaaaatttcattctaagcggataagaattgcgcactctagaggctcaagaagtcaagccccaagatcggtttatatggcagctatatcaggttatggaccaatttgaaccatacttggcacagttgttggatataataacaaaacacgtcgtgcaaaatttcattcaaatcggaagagaattgcgccttctagaggctcaagaagtcaagacccaagatcggatatatatactctatggggtctcagacgaatatttcgagtagttacaaacagaatgacgaaattagtataccccccatcctatggtggagggtataaaaattgtaaagccCATGTTGCCTTCCAGACatacgtacacaatctatgaaaattttaagaaactcggttcagccaagtatcatatagtcataatggttataatggcgtttttggggggtggtgtgaccccctatactttgatgtcattttgtatgccagtttcgaaatctactcccgaatacctttcatttgagcctcatattgaagtgaacgtccaatatgtgtgtttgggggagtttgggGGGCCCgcgggtacttagactcatattttaataccatattcgtattctactctccaatacctttcatttgatacctatattgtcccgatcggtcctcttttgattttgggttgtgtttttggcataagggggagggttagtcccccttccgataccatcaaattatatagcctatgtttcccttcTGAACAACTTGCACAATATGGAAaaaattcgagaaaatcggttctgccatttttcagtctatatcaaatgaaaggtactggagaccagaaaacgaatatggtattaaaatttgcttccaagtacccagcgggccccctccCCCCAACCATAAAacttctataaacagatatattcgaagttcatgtcaatatgggactcaaatgaagagtattaggcagtagattacaaatatggcattggGTCTAAGTAATTGGAGGTCGACCATAGCttaatgggactcaaatgagaggtataagggagtagattacgaatatgacattaaaatttgcgttcaagtctaggtggcgcttttcctcctaaagatgcgtcaaatgggttatttgacaatatgggattcaaatgaaaggtatttgagagcagaaaaaaattgatattcaaTTTAGGAGCAGAGTTTTTTTGGGGTACTCCGTATAGCATTCccaaaactgaacttcatttccgttgagaataaagaacgaatttgataactattttcagtgcaaagtgccggtagccgccccagccccaaaacaccctccaatcggttaatttttaccagccatgacaatatggggctcaaattaaagggattaaaggaagtgcagcacgaatttgatatccatatttgagtcgaaatgtctgaggtgccatccgtcccataatgagaacattactagcaggaatcgagaaggggcaaattcacACATCAATTagcgctttccgattcaagtttaaactcaatgataaggcacctttttatagtcgagtccgaacggcgtcccgcagtgcgatacctctttggggaaaattttttaaatgaccatccatggcattgtacctcgcaaatgtcgccaacattaagaggggataaacactgctTTATCCGATGTTCTCTCTAAGATTCGCcagcgttcatcgtcataggctacaatggcatgaatttgatatccgcattcagagcgaagttttcccaccttaaaaagatattagagagttaaagaaggcgcggcggagcgggcccggttcggttattataccctacaccgctactgtggtatagggtttTATTACTtaatgaattagtttgtaacactcaaaaggaagagagaaaggCCCatcaataagtataccgatcgatccagaataactttctgattcaatttggctatgtccgtctgtctgtctgtctgtccgtccgtctgtccatattaatttgtacaaactacaggtcgcaattttcatctgtttgtcttcaaatttggtacgggcatgtttttcggcttagagacgatttggatatagcttccatatatatgttcgtacgatttgcagtaatgaggcaataaaatggtcatttgttaaccgattctgtcgaaatttggcaagaatgattttcttatgactcttcatATTATATgatgaatattatagaaatcggttcagatttggatatagctcccatatatatgttcgtacgatttaCAGTAacactgcaataaaattgtcatttgttaaccgattctttcgaaatttagcaggaaggatttccttatgtctctcgatattaaaagtgaattctatagaaatcagttcaaatttggatatagctcccatatatatgttcgtccgatttacagtaatacagcaataaaatggtcatttgttgaccgattctcttgaaatttggtagaaaggatttccttatgactctcaattttactggtggattttatagaaatcggttcagatttggatatagctcccatatatatgttcgtccgatatgtagtaatacagcaataaaatggccattagttaaccgattctctcgaaattttgcaggatggattttcttgtgactctcgatattactggggaatttcatggaaatttgtacagatttaggtatagctcacataaatatatatcgccc
The Stomoxys calcitrans unplaced genomic scaffold, idStoCalc2.1 SCAFFOLD_69, whole genome shotgun sequence genome window above contains:
- the LOC131998410 gene encoding uncharacterized protein LOC131998410: MFTSTNSSDIIGFLQLLTLQREFSEALIGLIRHAEKEQYFHTIIYANCEDEIQCQATLPACDISTIAQGLNVPMIQLKWNASLHLASWLNREVFTLMPMSGIGSRDEEMLENLWMILRNNVKSRLLLLFGETANDEYIWKILKFCCDHSAINVVALKQNFLHTQVFYTPKLFPEFEILTRTFEILSPQILYHDQVKNMFGFPLLLRLNKKNTRAYIIENADNKLTLGGHLGHFFEEFAKCHNATISLPGYNLDADSAPFQILELFLANGSYNMIMSLYLTNLGSDIVFSNIYDFEDWCVMVPTERFFPAYMFYGKIFSRRIALLIVSVVLILAVLIAVTYWLEGYSLHLKIVALKVYVFNGVLGQSFQTDTRFTGVRSCLCLLAFLLGIIVNTTYVAYLQTYNTEPPAEKALNTWDDIRASETQMALFEGEIASVAYFDETILTRIRIKIYSNQSEFFELRDGFDTRYVYPVPSPQWSIYDQQQKFFSKPKFRLSNICFVKTSGLRVPMEPNSMFEEAVNFMSAQIFETGLLTYWKALAFIEGVRMKRITLLDTSILRGFVPMKIEDMKLFALVYVAMIAISSLCFIGEVCWFQRRECACVLFRKINILKQG